In Castanea sativa cultivar Marrone di Chiusa Pesio chromosome 6, ASM4071231v1, a single window of DNA contains:
- the LOC142638047 gene encoding L10-interacting MYB domain-containing protein-like isoform X2, with amino-acid sequence MGKPSQNNSNVRAQWPSRVTTIFCEACVDEVFKGNRPNTHFSKKGWTNIIATFEKKTGKEYPRAKYKHKWDSLKKDWVLWNKLKGSETGLGWDAAKGTIAATDEWWERKLMEVPEAAKFREKGLENVDLLDIMFKDIAATGDLAWAPTSGVLPDDLETPKEGLGDTSADSSSPNDDDDVHEDETPNLTQPPNPTQKKGKKRVLPSSTQNKGKKGGTALQLTQQLSRICDVVELRNSAFSVEPSSTIRNVMERVCTLDGIEKGSELYLMAARIFQKREKREMFVVMEEPYLQLKFLQEEARLLGGHYFGT; translated from the exons ATGGGTAAGCCATCCCAAAATAACTCAAATGTTAGAGCTCAATGGCCATCAAGAGTAACAACTATCTTTTGCGAAGCTTGTGTGGATGAGGTATTTAAGGGTAATCGACCTAATACCCACTTTAGTAAAAAGGGTTGGACAAATATTATAGCaacttttgaaaagaaaactggaAAGGAATATCCTAGGGCGAAGTATAAGCATAAATGGGatagtttgaagaaagattggGTACTTTGGAATAAGTTGAAGGGAAGTGAAACTGGATTGGGATGGGATGCAGCCAAAGGAACAATAGCTGCAACTGATGAGTGGTGGGAGAGGAAACTAATG GAGGTTCCTGAAGCTGCAAAATTTCGAGAGAAAGGTTTGGAGAATGTTGACTTATTAGATATCATGTTTAAGGACATTGCAGCCACAGGAGATTTAGCATGGGCGCCCACTTCAGGTGTGTTACCTGATGATCTTGAGACGCCTAAGGAGGGATTAGGTGATACTTCTGCTGACTCATCTTCtccaaatgatgatgatgacgttCATGAAGATGAGACTCCTAACCTCACACAACCACCTAACCCAacacaaaagaaaggaaagaagcgAGTTTTACCATCATCCACACAGaacaaagggaagaaaggaGGAACTGCATTACAGTTGACACAACAGCTTAGTCGTATTTGTGATGTTGTGGAGTTAAGGAACTCAGCTTTTTCAGTGGAGCCAAGTAGTACTATTCGTAATGTCATGGAACGCGTGTGCACCTTAGATGGCATTGAGAAGGGTTCCGAACTCTACCTCATGGCAGCACGTATTTTTCAAAAacgagagaagagagagatgtTTGTCGTGATGGAAGAACCATATTTACAACTTAAGTTTCTGCAAGAGGAGGCAAGATTGTTAGGAGGGCACTACTTTGGCACTTAg